A genome region from Pseudomonas anguilliseptica includes the following:
- the iscU gene encoding Fe-S cluster assembly scaffold IscU — translation MAYSEKVIDHYENPRNVGKMDAEDPDVGTGMVGAPACGDVMRLQIKVNEQGVIEDAKFKTYGCGSAIASSSLATEWMKGKTLDEAETIKNTQLAEELALPPVKIHCSVLAEDAIKAAVRDYKQKKGLL, via the coding sequence ATGGCTTACAGTGAAAAGGTCATTGATCATTACGAAAACCCGCGCAACGTCGGCAAGATGGATGCGGAAGACCCGGACGTTGGTACCGGCATGGTCGGCGCACCGGCTTGCGGCGATGTGATGCGCCTGCAGATCAAGGTCAACGAGCAGGGCGTGATTGAAGATGCCAAGTTCAAGACCTACGGCTGCGGTTCGGCAATCGCCTCGAGTTCCCTTGCTACTGAGTGGATGAAGGGTAAGACCCTGGATGAAGCCGAAACCATCAAGAACACCCAGCTGGCCGAGGAGTTGGCTCTGCCACCGGTGAAAATTCACTGCTCGGTACTCGCCGAAGACGCCATCAAGGCCGCTGTGCGCGATTACAAGCAGAAGAAAGGCTTGCTTTAA
- the iscA gene encoding iron-sulfur cluster assembly protein IscA, whose translation MAISMTEAAAQHVRRSLEGRGKGEGIRLGVRTTGCSGLAYVLEFVDEAASEDQVFENHGVKVIIDPKSLVYLDGTELDFVKEGLNEGFKFNNPNVRGECGCGESFNI comes from the coding sequence ATGGCTATCAGCATGACCGAAGCTGCCGCTCAGCACGTGCGTCGCTCTCTTGAGGGGCGCGGCAAGGGCGAAGGTATTCGTCTGGGTGTGCGCACCACGGGCTGCTCCGGCTTGGCCTATGTGCTGGAGTTCGTCGATGAGGCTGCCAGCGAAGATCAGGTGTTCGAGAACCATGGCGTCAAGGTGATCATTGATCCCAAGAGCTTGGTCTACCTCGATGGCACCGAGCTCGACTTCGTCAAAGAAGGGTTGAACGAAGGCTTCAAGTTCAACAACCCGAACGTGCGCGGCGAATGTGGCTGCGGCGAAAGCTTCAATATCTGA
- the trmJ gene encoding tRNA (cytosine(32)/uridine(32)-2'-O)-methyltransferase TrmJ: MLENIRVVLVGTSHPGNIGGAARAMKNMGLSQLVLVDPRDFPSEDAVARASGATDILDAAQVVATLEEALVGCRLVMGTSARDRHIPWPMLEPRECGVAACEQAQQGAQVALVFGREYAGLTNEELQRCHYHVHIPSDPAFSSLNLAAAVQVLAYEVRMVWLATEGRPVKQSAVVGPDEEPVAADELESFYRHLEQALVEIRFLDPAKPRHLMSRLRRLYGRSAVSKLEMNILRGILTETIKAARGEHPRQEKADV; encoded by the coding sequence TTGCTGGAAAATATTCGCGTTGTGTTGGTCGGTACCAGTCATCCGGGCAATATCGGTGGCGCGGCGCGGGCCATGAAAAACATGGGGTTGTCGCAGTTGGTGCTGGTTGATCCGCGGGATTTTCCGAGCGAAGACGCGGTGGCCAGGGCCTCTGGTGCTACTGATATTCTCGATGCGGCGCAGGTGGTGGCCACGCTTGAGGAGGCGCTGGTCGGTTGTCGTCTGGTAATGGGCACCAGTGCGCGGGATCGGCATATTCCCTGGCCGATGCTCGAGCCGCGTGAGTGTGGTGTGGCGGCGTGTGAGCAGGCGCAGCAAGGTGCGCAGGTTGCCTTGGTGTTTGGGCGCGAGTATGCCGGCCTGACCAATGAGGAGCTGCAGCGCTGTCACTATCATGTGCATATTCCCTCCGATCCGGCGTTCAGCTCGTTGAATCTGGCAGCGGCGGTGCAGGTGCTGGCTTACGAAGTGCGTATGGTCTGGCTGGCAACTGAGGGGCGGCCGGTCAAGCAGTCTGCGGTCGTCGGTCCGGATGAAGAGCCGGTTGCTGCGGATGAGTTGGAATCGTTTTATCGTCACCTTGAGCAGGCGCTGGTTGAGATCAGGTTTCTTGATCCTGCCAAGCCGCGGCATCTGATGAGTCGCCTGCGTCGCTTGTATGGGCGTAGCGCAGTGAGCAAGCTGGAAATGAATATCTTGCGCGGTATCTTGACGGAAACCATCAAGGCGGCGCGTGGCGAGCACCCTAGGCAGGAGAAGGCAGATGTTTGA
- the cysE gene encoding serine O-acetyltransferase — translation MFERMQEDIQSVFHRDPAARNAFEVVTCYPGLHAVWLHRVAHALWGGGWKWLARVVSNFGRWMTGIEIHPGAKIGRRFFIDHGMGIVIGETAEIGNDVTLYQGVTLGGTSWNKGKRHPTLEDGVVVGAGAKVLGPFTVGAGAKIGSNAVVTKEVPAGATAVGIPGRIIVKTDDEQEAKRQAIAEKLGFDAYGVSQDMPDPVARAIGQLLDHLHAVDGRLEGMCGALKSLGSDYCAKDLPQLRDEDFAGVVKDADKPAA, via the coding sequence ATGTTTGAGCGCATGCAAGAGGATATCCAGAGCGTATTTCATCGCGACCCGGCGGCGCGTAATGCCTTTGAGGTGGTCACTTGCTATCCGGGGTTGCATGCGGTCTGGCTGCATCGCGTGGCGCATGCGCTGTGGGGTGGTGGCTGGAAGTGGCTGGCGCGCGTGGTGTCGAACTTTGGGCGCTGGATGACCGGCATCGAAATCCATCCGGGCGCGAAGATCGGTCGGCGCTTCTTTATCGACCACGGTATGGGCATCGTCATCGGTGAAACCGCCGAGATCGGCAATGACGTCACCCTTTATCAGGGTGTGACTCTGGGTGGCACCAGCTGGAACAAGGGCAAGCGCCATCCAACACTGGAAGATGGTGTGGTGGTGGGTGCTGGGGCCAAGGTGTTGGGGCCGTTCACGGTCGGCGCAGGCGCGAAGATCGGCTCCAATGCTGTGGTGACCAAAGAAGTGCCGGCGGGTGCTACTGCGGTCGGCATTCCTGGGCGGATCATTGTCAAAACCGACGATGAGCAGGAGGCCAAACGTCAGGCGATTGCCGAGAAACTTGGTTTCGATGCCTATGGTGTGAGTCAGGACATGCCGGACCCGGTGGCGCGTGCCATTGGTCAGCTGCTTGATCACCTGCATGCGGTGGATGGGCGCCTGGAAGGCATGTGCGGCGCGCTCAAGTCCTTGGGCAGTGACTACTGCGCCAAGGATTTGCCGCAGCTGCGTGACGAGGACTTCGCTGGCGTGGTCAAAGACGCAGACAAGCCTGCGGCTTGA
- the iscR gene encoding Fe-S cluster assembly transcriptional regulator IscR, protein MRLTTKGRYAVTAMLDLALHAQRGPVSLADISGRQGISLSYLEQLFAKLRRGNLVSSVRGPGGGYQLSRDMQGIQVAEVIDAVNESVDATRCQGQGDCHAGDTCLTHHLWCDLSQQIHEFLSGISLADLVTRREVQEVAQRQDQRRCNGRAPYLDKIETSAVD, encoded by the coding sequence ATGCGATTAACCACCAAAGGCCGTTACGCCGTCACCGCCATGCTTGATCTGGCGTTGCACGCTCAGCGTGGGCCGGTGTCTTTGGCTGATATCTCCGGGCGGCAGGGTATTTCCCTTTCCTACCTGGAGCAGCTATTTGCCAAGTTGCGTCGTGGCAACCTGGTGTCCAGCGTGCGTGGGCCTGGCGGCGGTTACCAGCTGTCGCGTGATATGCAGGGCATTCAGGTGGCTGAGGTGATCGATGCGGTCAATGAGTCGGTCGATGCTACTCGCTGCCAGGGGCAGGGCGATTGCCATGCAGGTGATACCTGCCTGACCCACCACTTGTGGTGTGACCTCAGCCAGCAGATACACGAATTTCTAAGTGGCATCAGTCTCGCTGACTTGGTGACCCGTCGTGAAGTGCAGGAAGTTGCCCAGCGCCAGGATCAGCGCCGCTGCAATGGCAGGGCGCCGTACCTGGATAAGATCGAAACGTCCGCCGTCGATTGA
- a CDS encoding IscS subfamily cysteine desulfurase: MKLPIYLDYSATTPVDPRVAQKMSECLLVDGNFGNPASRSHVFGWKAEEAVENARRQVAELVNADPREIVWTSGATESNNLAIKGIADFYKSKGKHLITSKIEHKAVLDTMRQLEREGFEVTYIEPGEDGLITPAMIEAVLREDTILVSVMHVNNEIGTINDIAAIGELTRSRGVFLHVDAAQSAGKVAIDLESLKVDLMSFSAHKTYGPKGVGALFVRRKPRVRLEAQIHGGGHERGMRSGTLATHQCVGMGEAFRIAKEEMAQENQRILALRERFFKQVDGLEELYINGSMTARVPHNLNLSFNYVEGESLIMALKDLAVSSGSACTSASLEPSYVLRALGRNDELAHSSIRFTFGRFTTDEEVDYAAQKVCEAVTKLRELSPLWDMYKDGVDISKIEWAAH; this comes from the coding sequence ATGAAGTTGCCGATTTACCTCGATTATTCCGCCACCACGCCGGTTGATCCGCGTGTTGCGCAAAAAATGAGCGAATGCCTGCTGGTCGACGGTAACTTCGGCAACCCGGCGTCACGCTCCCACGTGTTTGGCTGGAAGGCCGAAGAAGCCGTTGAGAATGCTCGCCGCCAAGTGGCTGAGCTGGTCAATGCCGACCCGCGTGAGATTGTCTGGACCTCCGGTGCGACCGAGTCCAACAATCTGGCAATCAAAGGCATCGCCGACTTCTACAAGAGCAAGGGCAAGCACCTGATCACCTCGAAGATCGAGCACAAAGCCGTGCTGGATACCATGCGCCAGCTTGAGCGCGAAGGCTTCGAAGTGACCTATATCGAGCCTGGTGAAGATGGCTTGATTACCCCGGCCATGATTGAGGCGGTGCTGCGTGAGGACACCATCCTGGTGTCGGTCATGCACGTGAACAATGAAATCGGCACCATCAACGACATCGCGGCAATCGGCGAGCTGACCCGCTCGCGCGGCGTGTTCCTGCATGTTGATGCGGCGCAGTCCGCCGGCAAAGTGGCGATCGATCTGGAGTCGCTCAAGGTCGATCTGATGTCCTTCTCCGCACACAAAACCTATGGCCCGAAAGGTGTTGGTGCGCTGTTTGTGCGTCGCAAGCCGCGTGTGCGTCTGGAAGCCCAGATCCATGGTGGTGGCCATGAGCGCGGTATGCGTTCCGGGACCCTGGCGACTCACCAGTGCGTCGGTATGGGTGAAGCGTTCCGTATTGCCAAGGAAGAAATGGCCCAGGAAAACCAGCGCATCCTGGCCTTGCGTGAGCGTTTCTTCAAGCAGGTCGATGGCCTGGAAGAGCTGTACATCAATGGCAGCATGACCGCTCGTGTACCGCACAACCTTAATCTCAGCTTCAACTACGTTGAGGGCGAGTCGCTGATCATGGCGCTCAAGGACCTGGCGGTTTCGTCCGGTTCGGCCTGCACCTCGGCTTCGCTAGAGCCGTCCTACGTATTGCGCGCCCTGGGTCGCAATGACGAGCTGGCACACAGTTCCATCCGTTTTACCTTCGGCCGTTTCACCACTGATGAAGAGGTCGATTACGCCGCGCAGAAGGTTTGCGAGGCGGTCACCAAGCTGCGCGAATTGTCGCCGCTGTGGGATATGTACAAAGACGGTGTCGACATCTCCAAGATCGAGTGGGCGGCGCACTAA
- the hscB gene encoding co-chaperone HscB → MGSPCHFALFDLQPGFRLDLDQLAVRYRELARNVHPDRFADASEREQRLALERSASLNEAYSTLKSASRRARYLLELRGPELPLEVAVQDPDFLLQQMQLREELEDLYDSVDLAGVAQFKRRLKVAQDELNDSFAVCWDDASRREEAERLMRRMQFLDKLSHEVRQLEERLDD, encoded by the coding sequence GTGGGCAGTCCTTGTCACTTTGCTTTGTTTGACCTGCAGCCAGGCTTCCGCCTGGATCTTGATCAGCTAGCCGTGCGTTATCGCGAGCTGGCGCGCAATGTCCATCCGGACCGCTTTGCTGATGCTTCCGAGCGCGAGCAGCGCCTGGCTTTGGAGCGGTCCGCTAGCCTCAATGAGGCTTACAGCACACTCAAGAGCGCGTCGCGGCGAGCGCGTTATCTGCTGGAACTGCGCGGCCCTGAGCTACCGCTTGAGGTGGCGGTGCAGGATCCGGATTTCCTGCTACAGCAGATGCAGCTGCGCGAAGAGCTGGAGGATCTGTACGACAGTGTCGACCTGGCTGGTGTGGCGCAGTTCAAGCGGCGTTTGAAAGTGGCTCAGGATGAGCTCAACGACAGTTTTGCCGTTTGTTGGGATGATGCCTCGCGGCGCGAAGAGGCCGAGCGCCTGATGCGTCGCATGCAGTTTCTCGACAAGCTCTCTCACGAGGTTCGCCAGCTGGAAGAGCGCCTCGACGATTAA